In Paracoccus aminophilus JCM 7686, a single window of DNA contains:
- a CDS encoding PTS sugar transporter subunit IIA yields the protein MQIADILSLGAVKVLAQTTSKKRLFQEISELARSVYGVDVAQTLDALQERESLGPTGVGHGVALPHARLHGLDRVVGLFLRLEKPLDFDAVDRQPVDLIFALLAPKSTGVDHLKALALVSRTLRDQDLRNKLRANEDPVALHALLAAAPGIKAA from the coding sequence ATGCAGATTGCCGATATCCTTTCGCTCGGAGCCGTTAAGGTCCTGGCTCAGACCACCTCGAAAAAACGCCTGTTCCAAGAGATTTCCGAGCTCGCCCGGTCTGTCTATGGGGTGGATGTCGCCCAGACACTGGATGCGCTGCAGGAACGCGAAAGCCTCGGCCCGACCGGTGTTGGCCATGGCGTCGCCTTGCCGCATGCGCGGCTGCATGGGCTCGACCGGGTGGTTGGGCTGTTCCTGCGTCTCGAAAAGCCCTTGGATTTCGATGCGGTCGATCGCCAGCCGGTCGATCTGATCTTTGCCCTGCTCGCGCCCAAAAGCACCGGGGTCGATCACCTCAAGGCACTGGCGCTGGTCTCGCGGACGCTGCGCGATCAGGATCTGCGCAACAAATTGCGCGCCAATGAAGATCCGGTCGCGCTGCATGCCTTGCTGGCCGCCGCACCGGGGATCAAGGCTGCATAA
- the hpf gene encoding ribosome hibernation-promoting factor, HPF/YfiA family yields MRYQISGKQMDVGDALATHVETEFEATFEKYQQRPTDATLVFSKNAHEFVCDAVIHLSTGLTAQAQGKASEVYAAFDQCRERMDKQLRRYKRRLKDHYREREEPVAFGPADLYVLASDDDQWEVQNDGPPQPMIIAEMEARVPTLSVGEAVMQMELAGKPLLVFRNEKHGGVNVVYSREDGNVGWIDPRGLG; encoded by the coding sequence ATGCGCTATCAAATCAGTGGAAAGCAAATGGATGTCGGCGATGCGCTCGCCACTCACGTCGAAACCGAATTCGAAGCGACGTTCGAGAAATATCAGCAGCGCCCCACCGACGCGACACTGGTCTTTTCAAAGAATGCGCATGAATTTGTTTGCGATGCCGTGATTCACCTTTCCACCGGATTGACCGCGCAAGCGCAGGGCAAAGCTTCGGAGGTCTATGCCGCCTTCGATCAATGCCGCGAGCGTATGGACAAGCAGCTCAGACGCTACAAACGGCGGCTGAAAGACCATTATCGCGAGCGGGAGGAGCCGGTTGCCTTTGGTCCGGCCGACCTGTATGTGCTCGCCTCTGATGATGATCAGTGGGAAGTGCAGAACGACGGTCCTCCGCAGCCGATGATCATTGCCGAAATGGAAGCCCGCGTACCGACGCTTTCGGTAGGTGAGGCGGTCATGCAGATGGAACTGGCCGGGAAGCCGCTTTTGGTTTTCCGCAACGAAAAACATGGGGGCGTGAACGTGGTCTATAGCCGTGAAGACGGCAATGTAGGCTGGATCGACCCCCGCGGTCTTGGGTGA
- the lptB gene encoding LPS export ABC transporter ATP-binding protein: protein MAMTQEAQPAPAEVLGKGLEVRGLRKSYSNRPVIRDVSLSLAQGEVAALLGPNGSGKTTCFYCVAGLIAPDAGHVLIEGVEATGLPMYRRAQLGIGYLPQEMSIFRGLTVEQNITAVLEVVCRDAHDRRDRLEELLGEFSIGHLRKASAMALSGGERRRVEIARCLAANPRFLLLDEPFAGVDPIAVGEIRGLVHDLKSRGIGVLITDHNVRETLGIVDRAYILHDGHVLRSGTAAEIVEDPQVRRVYLGEGFKMG, encoded by the coding sequence ATGGCGATGACGCAAGAGGCACAACCCGCGCCCGCCGAGGTTCTGGGCAAGGGTCTCGAAGTGCGGGGCCTGCGCAAGTCCTACAGCAATCGCCCGGTGATCCGCGACGTTTCGCTCTCGCTGGCGCAGGGCGAAGTCGCGGCGCTTTTGGGGCCGAACGGCTCGGGCAAAACCACCTGTTTCTATTGCGTTGCCGGGCTGATCGCGCCCGATGCCGGTCATGTGCTGATCGAGGGCGTCGAAGCGACCGGCCTGCCGATGTATCGCCGCGCCCAGTTGGGAATCGGCTATCTGCCACAGGAAATGTCGATTTTCCGTGGCCTGACCGTCGAGCAAAACATCACCGCCGTGCTCGAAGTCGTGTGCCGCGATGCCCATGACCGCCGCGACCGGCTCGAGGAGCTTTTGGGCGAGTTCTCCATTGGCCATCTGCGCAAGGCCTCGGCCATGGCGCTGTCCGGCGGCGAGCGGCGCCGGGTCGAGATCGCGCGCTGTCTGGCCGCCAATCCGCGCTTTTTGCTGCTCGACGAGCCCTTTGCCGGCGTCGATCCGATCGCGGTCGGAGAGATTCGCGGATTGGTCCATGACCTCAAGAGCCGGGGCATCGGTGTCCTGATCACCGACCACAATGTCCGCGAGACTCTGGGGATCGTGGACCGCGCCTATATCCTGCATGACGGCCATGTCCTGCGCTCGGGCACCGCGGCGGAAATCGTCGAGGATCCGCAGGTTCGCCGAGTCTATCTCGGGGAAGGTTTCAAGATGGGCTGA
- the lptA gene encoding lipopolysaccharide transport periplasmic protein LptA, translating to MPRPLRLARRTTACAAALFLSVGLLAPVAAQNTAFGTKSDTKAPVEVNADNLAVDQKSGRAVWTGNVVIVQGPMRLSADKVTAIFTQGDQRKIQAFEARGNVTMVNGADAAEAQAADYTVGSGNVVLTGNVLLTQGPSVLSGEKVTVDLATGTANVSGRVRSVLQPGTK from the coding sequence ATGCCCCGACCGCTTCGCCTGGCCCGTCGAACCACCGCCTGTGCGGCCGCGCTTTTCCTTTCTGTGGGCCTGCTCGCGCCGGTCGCGGCGCAGAATACGGCCTTTGGCACCAAATCCGACACCAAGGCTCCGGTCGAGGTCAACGCGGACAATCTCGCGGTTGATCAGAAAAGCGGCCGTGCCGTCTGGACCGGCAATGTTGTGATCGTGCAGGGGCCGATGCGGCTTTCGGCCGATAAGGTGACCGCGATTTTCACCCAAGGCGATCAACGCAAGATCCAGGCCTTCGAGGCGCGCGGCAATGTCACCATGGTCAATGGCGCCGATGCCGCCGAGGCGCAGGCTGCCGATTACACCGTGGGGTCAGGCAATGTCGTGCTGACCGGCAACGTGCTTCTGACCCAAGGGCCGAGTGTGCTCTCGGGCGAAAAGGTCACCGTCGATCTCGCCACCGGCACCGCCAATGTTTCGGGCCGGGTGCGCTCGGTTCTGCAGCCGGGCACGAAGTGA
- a CDS encoding LPS ABC transporter substrate-binding protein LptC → MFRSRVVAFLRILLPLAALAVLSTLFLFSERRDVGSLLPYADVTPENINQRPAVTAPTYAGVATDGTRIEMTAATATPGATAESLTTASKVDLTLKDLTGGIAHLVAGAGEMEGETIRLSDHAKLTTSTGWELTSDKFVAETQQGSLVSDVPVEAVAPFGTLTANSMELRTLPDGSGQHVLDLKGDVRMIYQP, encoded by the coding sequence ATGTTCCGCTCGCGCGTCGTCGCTTTTTTGCGCATCTTGCTTCCGCTGGCGGCGCTGGCGGTGCTCTCGACGCTGTTTCTCTTCAGCGAGCGGCGCGATGTCGGCAGTCTTCTGCCCTATGCCGATGTGACCCCCGAAAACATCAACCAGCGCCCGGCGGTCACCGCGCCGACCTATGCCGGTGTGGCGACCGATGGCACGCGGATCGAGATGACGGCAGCGACCGCAACACCCGGCGCCACGGCCGAGAGCCTGACCACGGCGAGCAAGGTCGATCTGACCTTGAAGGATCTGACCGGCGGCATCGCGCATCTGGTCGCGGGCGCGGGCGAGATGGAGGGCGAGACCATCCGCCTGAGCGATCACGCCAAGCTGACGACCTCGACCGGCTGGGAACTGACCTCGGATAAATTCGTGGCCGAGACCCAGCAGGGCAGCCTCGTCTCGGATGTGCCGGTCGAGGCCGTCGCACCTTTCGGCACGCTGACCGCCAATTCGATGGAACTGCGCACTCTGCCCGATGGTTCGGGTCAGCACGTTCTTGATTTGAAAGGCGACGTGCGAATGATATATCAGCCGTGA
- a CDS encoding KpsF/GutQ family sugar-phosphate isomerase encodes MNAYLETARRVIRTEADGLAALIDSLDDSFSAAVETILAARGRVIVSGMGKSGHIGRKLAATLASTGTPAQFVHPAEASHGDLGMVTQDDVALVLSNSGETPEIADIVAHTRRFSIPLIGVASRPESTLLRQSDVALVLPRAPEACGEGIVPTTSTTMTLALGDALAIALMEHRQFTPEHFRTFHPGGKLGARLSKVGDLMHQEIPLVREDAPMSEALLTISQKGFGVTGVTDEAGALTGIITDGDLRRHMDGLLSRNAAEVMTRDPRTIGPEALAETALAQMQARKITSLFAVAEGKPVGILHIHDFLRTGMV; translated from the coding sequence ATGAACGCATATCTCGAAACCGCCCGCCGTGTGATCCGAACCGAGGCCGATGGCCTTGCCGCGCTGATCGACAGTCTCGACGACAGTTTCTCGGCCGCGGTCGAGACGATTCTGGCCGCGCGCGGCCGGGTCATTGTCTCTGGCATGGGGAAATCCGGCCATATCGGGCGCAAGCTCGCTGCGACGCTGGCCTCGACCGGCACGCCCGCGCAATTCGTCCATCCCGCAGAAGCCAGCCACGGCGATCTTGGCATGGTCACGCAAGATGACGTGGCGCTGGTCTTGTCGAACTCTGGCGAAACGCCCGAGATCGCCGATATCGTCGCCCATACCCGCCGCTTCTCGATCCCGCTGATCGGGGTGGCGAGCCGCCCCGAATCGACGCTGCTGCGCCAGTCCGATGTCGCGCTGGTCCTGCCGCGCGCGCCCGAGGCCTGCGGCGAGGGGATCGTGCCCACGACCTCGACCACGATGACGCTGGCTCTGGGCGATGCTTTGGCGATTGCGCTGATGGAGCATCGCCAGTTCACGCCCGAGCATTTCCGCACCTTCCACCCCGGCGGCAAGCTGGGCGCGCGGCTGTCGAAAGTCGGCGATCTCATGCATCAGGAAATCCCGCTTGTGCGCGAGGATGCGCCAATGTCCGAGGCGCTTTTGACGATCAGCCAGAAGGGCTTTGGCGTCACTGGCGTCACCGACGAGGCGGGCGCGCTGACCGGGATCATCACCGACGGCGACCTTCGCCGCCATATGGACGGGCTTTTGTCGCGCAATGCGGCCGAGGTCATGACCCGCGATCCGCGCACCATCGGTCCCGAGGCTTTGGCCGAGACCGCGCTGGCGCAGATGCAGGCGCGCAAGATCACCAGCCTCTTTGCCGTGGCCGAGGGCAAGCCCGTGGGCATTCTGCATATCCATGATTTCCTGAGAACCGGGATGGTCTGA
- a CDS encoding ribonuclease D codes for MSITLHQNDLPDHLDLGSVVAIDTETMGLDPRRDRLCLVQLSAGDGSAHLVQIARGQREAPNLVRLLQDPAVLKLFHFGRFDIAALENAFGVRTAPVWCTKIASKLIRTYTDRQGLKYLLSELCGIDISKQQQTSDWGAALLSDAQRDYAASDVLYLHGLKAELEKRLEREGRSALAQSCFDFLPTRAHLDLLGWGDEKDIFHH; via the coding sequence ATGAGCATTACTCTCCATCAAAACGACCTGCCGGATCATCTGGATCTTGGATCCGTGGTCGCGATCGATACCGAGACGATGGGCCTTGATCCGCGCCGTGACCGGCTGTGCCTTGTCCAGCTTTCGGCCGGAGACGGTTCGGCCCATTTGGTCCAGATCGCGCGCGGTCAGCGTGAGGCTCCGAATCTGGTGCGGCTGTTGCAAGATCCTGCCGTGCTCAAGCTCTTCCACTTCGGGCGCTTCGATATTGCCGCGCTGGAAAATGCATTTGGCGTCCGCACCGCTCCGGTCTGGTGCACCAAGATCGCCTCGAAGCTGATCCGAACCTATACCGACCGGCAGGGGCTGAAATATCTGCTGTCCGAGCTTTGCGGCATCGACATTTCCAAGCAGCAGCAGACCAGCGATTGGGGCGCGGCCCTGCTCAGCGATGCGCAGCGCGACTATGCCGCCTCGGATGTGCTTTACCTTCACGGCCTGAAAGCCGAACTTGAAAAGCGGCTCGAGCGTGAGGGCCGCAGCGCCTTGGCGCAATCCTGCTTTGATTTCCTGCCCACCCGCGCCCATCTCGATCTTCTGGGCTGGGGGGATGAAAAAGACATCTTCCACCATTAG
- a CDS encoding MFS transporter — protein sequence MATSAADVDRSRPMTGEEKKVILASSLGTVFEWYDFYLYGSLAAIIGAQFFTAFPEATRNVFALLAFAAGFIVRPLGALVFGSLGDLVGRKYTFLMTILIMGISTFIVGLLPGYESWGVAAPIILIALRMLQGLALGGEYGGAATYVAEHAPAHRRGYYTSWIQTTATLGLLLSLVIILIVQSYVNGNYPTVPQFQNGEPLLGPDGAQVMLEPFRAWGWRIPFLVSVILLAVSLYIRLQMEESPAFKKMKEEGATSKAPLREAFGQWKNAKIALIALFGLTAGQAVVWYSGQFYALFFINNVVKVDSFTSNVLIAWALILGTAGFVFFGSLSDRIGRKPIILGGCLLAALTFFPVFHELTKTANPALANAQDNTTVVVTADPATCSFQFNPTGASKFTSSCDIAKALLAKSSVNYTTEKAPAGTVATVRVGEQTITAYEGTLTGDEAKAAKAAFETQVNDALKASGYPLVATENTTIAKASNFFDIFTAQKLKMVVLLTYLIILVTMVYGPMAAALVELFPTRIRYSGMSLPYHIGNGWFGGLLPATAFAISAQEGNIYAGLWYAVVIAAATVVIGLIFVPSDGHKRSLFADDPGHDLHKTGYGNAPASR from the coding sequence ATGGCTACGTCAGCAGCAGATGTCGACCGTTCCCGGCCGATGACCGGAGAGGAAAAGAAAGTCATCCTCGCCTCATCGCTCGGGACTGTTTTCGAGTGGTACGATTTTTATCTTTATGGCTCGCTCGCCGCGATCATCGGCGCGCAGTTCTTTACCGCCTTCCCCGAGGCGACGCGCAACGTCTTCGCGCTTTTGGCCTTTGCCGCGGGCTTTATCGTGCGCCCGCTTGGCGCGCTGGTCTTTGGCTCGCTCGGAGACCTCGTCGGGCGGAAATACACCTTCCTGATGACCATTCTGATCATGGGGATCTCGACCTTCATCGTCGGCCTTCTGCCCGGCTATGAAAGCTGGGGCGTTGCCGCACCGATCATCCTGATCGCGCTGCGCATGTTGCAGGGTCTGGCGCTTGGTGGCGAATATGGTGGGGCGGCGACCTATGTGGCCGAACACGCGCCCGCGCACCGGCGTGGCTATTATACCAGCTGGATCCAGACGACGGCGACCTTGGGGCTTCTGCTCTCGCTCGTCATCATCCTGATCGTGCAATCCTATGTGAACGGCAATTATCCGACCGTGCCGCAGTTCCAGAACGGCGAGCCGCTGCTTGGGCCGGATGGCGCGCAGGTCATGCTCGAGCCCTTCCGGGCCTGGGGCTGGCGCATTCCGTTCTTGGTCTCGGTGATCCTGCTCGCGGTCTCGCTTTATATTCGTCTGCAAATGGAAGAGAGCCCGGCCTTCAAGAAGATGAAGGAAGAAGGCGCGACCTCGAAAGCGCCTTTGCGTGAGGCGTTCGGCCAGTGGAAGAATGCCAAGATCGCGCTGATCGCGCTCTTCGGTCTGACCGCGGGGCAGGCGGTGGTCTGGTATTCGGGCCAGTTCTACGCGCTCTTCTTCATCAACAACGTCGTCAAGGTGGACAGCTTCACCTCGAACGTGCTGATCGCCTGGGCGCTGATCCTTGGCACGGCGGGCTTTGTCTTCTTCGGCAGCCTCTCGGACCGGATCGGGCGCAAGCCGATCATTCTGGGCGGTTGCCTTCTCGCGGCGCTGACCTTCTTCCCGGTCTTCCACGAGCTGACCAAGACCGCCAACCCGGCTCTGGCCAATGCGCAGGACAACACCACCGTGGTGGTCACCGCCGATCCGGCGACCTGCTCGTTCCAGTTCAATCCGACCGGCGCGTCGAAATTCACCTCGAGCTGCGACATCGCCAAGGCCCTGTTGGCGAAATCTTCGGTCAACTACACGACCGAGAAAGCGCCTGCGGGCACTGTCGCGACGGTTCGCGTGGGCGAGCAGACCATCACCGCCTATGAGGGCACGCTCACCGGCGACGAGGCGAAAGCCGCGAAAGCCGCCTTCGAGACCCAGGTGAATGATGCGCTGAAAGCCTCGGGCTATCCGTTGGTCGCGACCGAAAACACCACCATCGCGAAGGCGTCGAACTTCTTTGACATCTTCACCGCGCAGAAGCTGAAGATGGTCGTTCTGCTGACCTATCTCATCATTCTGGTGACGATGGTCTACGGCCCGATGGCGGCGGCTCTGGTCGAGCTTTTCCCGACCCGCATCCGCTATTCCGGCATGTCGCTGCCCTATCACATCGGCAACGGCTGGTTCGGTGGCCTGCTGCCCGCGACCGCTTTCGCGATCTCGGCGCAAGAGGGCAATATCTATGCGGGGCTGTGGTATGCGGTCGTCATCGCCGCTGCGACCGTGGTCATCGGGCTGATCTTCGTGCCCTCGGATGGGCACAAGCGCAGCCTTTTCGCCGATGATCCGGGCCATGACCTGCACAAGACCGGCTATGGCAATGCGCCCGCCTCGCGCTGA
- a CDS encoding complex I NDUFA9 subunit family protein — translation MSAAKLVTIYGGSGFLGRQIARVLASQGWRIRVAVRRPNEAIAVRTYGVPGQIDPVLCNVRDDLSVRASMTDADAVVNCVGIALREGKNTFDAIHEEAAARIARISAELKIKELVHISALGADFKADSDYLASKGRGEVAVLEQRPDAIILRPAAIFGSDDTFYNRIGALSRLWPFLFVPGANSEMQPVYVMDVAKAAAKAANGEVPAGIYELAGPDVLTMRQIARQVLDVTGRRRAIIGLPGWIAGLTGSLLDIGSGVTGGLISNRILTRDQARTLRRHNRQAEGTQGFEVFGIEPTGAMAVIPEYLWRFRPSGQYAAIADTAKNLRRN, via the coding sequence ATGTCTGCAGCTAAGCTTGTCACGATCTATGGCGGGTCCGGTTTCCTTGGCCGGCAAATCGCACGGGTCCTGGCCTCTCAGGGCTGGCGCATCCGCGTCGCCGTCCGCCGCCCGAATGAGGCGATTGCCGTCCGCACCTATGGCGTGCCCGGCCAGATCGACCCGGTCCTGTGCAACGTGCGCGACGACCTTTCGGTGCGCGCCAGCATGACCGATGCCGATGCCGTGGTGAACTGCGTGGGCATCGCGCTGCGCGAAGGGAAAAACACCTTCGACGCCATCCATGAGGAAGCGGCGGCCCGGATCGCTCGGATTTCTGCCGAGCTGAAGATCAAAGAGCTCGTCCATATCTCGGCACTTGGCGCCGATTTCAAAGCGGACAGCGACTATCTCGCGTCGAAAGGCCGGGGTGAGGTCGCGGTGCTGGAGCAGCGCCCCGATGCCATCATCCTGCGTCCTGCCGCGATCTTCGGCTCGGACGACACCTTCTATAACCGGATCGGTGCGCTCTCGCGCCTGTGGCCGTTCCTGTTCGTGCCCGGCGCGAACAGCGAGATGCAGCCGGTCTATGTCATGGATGTCGCCAAGGCTGCAGCCAAGGCCGCAAATGGCGAGGTGCCTGCGGGCATCTATGAGCTCGCGGGCCCCGATGTGCTGACCATGCGCCAGATTGCGCGCCAGGTTCTGGACGTGACCGGTCGGCGTCGCGCGATCATCGGCCTGCCCGGCTGGATCGCGGGCTTGACCGGCAGCCTGCTCGACATCGGCTCGGGCGTCACCGGCGGGCTCATCAGCAACCGCATCTTGACCCGCGATCAGGCCCGGACCCTGCGCCGCCACAACCGTCAGGCCGAGGGCACCCAAGGGTTCGAGGTTTTTGGCATCGAGCCGACCGGCGCGATGGCCGTCATCCCCGAATATCTGTGGCGCTTCCGGCCCTCGGGCCAATATGCCGCAATCGCTGACACCGCCAAAAATCTGCGTCGGAACTGA
- a CDS encoding undecaprenyl-diphosphate phosphatase: MDHNTIVAAILGLLEGLTEFIPVSSTGHILLAGHFLGFDSPGRAFEVLIQLGAILAILGVYAGRLWQIFSAAPHDPKARHFIYAVTLAFIPAVIIGVIAHDTIKNVLFETPKLIASMLILGGIVLLLVDKYAKNPKYHRAEDFPLPMALAIGVIQCLAMIPGVSRSGSTIVGALAFGADKRSAAEFSFFLSMPTMLGAFVFDLMKNRDVLTEAAVSNIVIGFICAFIAAVIVVKGLLNYVSAHGYALFAWWRIIVGAVALLALSIHG; the protein is encoded by the coding sequence ATGGATCACAATACGATTGTCGCGGCCATCCTGGGCCTGCTCGAGGGGTTGACCGAGTTCATCCCCGTTTCGTCAACGGGCCATATCCTGCTGGCAGGCCATTTCCTTGGCTTTGATTCTCCCGGTCGCGCCTTCGAGGTGTTGATCCAGCTTGGCGCCATCCTCGCCATCCTCGGCGTCTATGCCGGGCGGCTGTGGCAGATTTTTTCCGCAGCCCCCCATGACCCCAAAGCGCGTCATTTCATCTATGCGGTGACGCTGGCCTTCATTCCGGCGGTGATCATCGGGGTGATTGCCCATGACACGATCAAGAACGTGCTTTTTGAGACGCCGAAGCTGATTGCCTCGATGCTGATCCTCGGCGGCATCGTGCTTCTGCTCGTCGACAAATATGCAAAGAACCCGAAGTATCACCGGGCCGAGGATTTCCCCCTGCCCATGGCCTTGGCCATCGGCGTGATCCAATGCCTTGCGATGATTCCGGGCGTGTCGCGCTCGGGCTCGACCATCGTGGGCGCGCTGGCTTTTGGCGCGGACAAGCGTTCCGCGGCCGAGTTCAGCTTCTTCCTGTCGATGCCGACCATGCTCGGCGCCTTCGTCTTCGACCTGATGAAAAACCGCGACGTGCTGACCGAAGCGGCTGTGTCGAATATCGTGATCGGCTTCATCTGCGCCTTCATCGCGGCGGTGATCGTCGTCAAAGGCCTGCTGAACTATGTCTCGGCGCATGGCTACGCCCTGTTCGCCTGGTGGCGAATCATCGTCGGCGCCGTGGCTTTGCTGGCCCTTTCCATTCATGGGTAA